One Saccharomycodes ludwigii strain NBRC 1722 chromosome VI, whole genome shotgun sequence DNA segment encodes these proteins:
- a CDS encoding uncharacterized protein (similar to Saccharomyces cerevisiae YCL074W | retrotransposon pseudogene), producing MNHSIDRLDQLFAQQVMSPEAIPEVLYKLKGNSNYKKWCDEFTYMLTAFNPYIVSFLQTGLLNIPDINNADTFVTTRMLTTASRIADMAIRKSLDENTLDTYTAATNAFRGTNYYLRTKAGWDSLNEMYSSGTLRSYYDAMSKKPTPYTLTSSISTCTEVINHLVELDDLRMTNSVLYQSALFLDYCPAIADMVIDKYGDSTDVTVNQIKLYLTNKSATRKNKDNAINPLSSAFLSQSSTLNTSQKIQNGDAFTKVSAKNQRYNRETKYRCKLCDKDHKTINCPDIEKCREILQKTKSSAFFSNGNSKSRKCDNFVKSEPIWCLDSGCSAHMTDNRSCFTELLPCNTTVNGIGGKRLTAEGIGTVNINGTVFRDVLYVPDLQNNLISVRKIRSEGYDIVFKKDGTVWLHGKDVLRQVGIETKGGIYSWCGDSFAFCSLAADNLSFGPVSQKIAASSSSAPIWHAKLGHPSVKYYNAAARIFGKPILNSEKYPKCPTCQLSKGIHDKSTSSTTTYKQPLSVIMVDICGGFRYKEQTEARYFLTIVDAFSRYITVISLKRKSDATSSLITWITQIENFFAANGYNYRLGTIRSDHGGEFDNNNFHEYLQKKGVKHEFTVSHSSYQNGIAERTHRTIEERMRALMIGGKVPPYLWTEALQTSVYIINRTPRPFNNNKIPYCIWFNKSPKSINIEHLHVFGCAAYVTLPESNRDGKLMPNSILGVFVGYDSSHKAYRIYHIDSAKIFVAANRDIVFDDTMFPFAYSSDSSKAYNFADSKVTGPPKYPSIGSTQTNSSINPSMASKGTYLPPMTSMINNINTSSLSSDSDGDIILPDDKKTFDSLQNNKIANTTNSDLVPLATNSIIHRMPDDSPMPYIGHQPVESTQTGLDTILPPRQSCIAANPIKQLSVLPTNYETGEHTSKEKLASLDSLVPFSNSSSLPATESSESIPSPDFSKLLPDSQKLLTTSVQPLEVGEATAPFLGSSSVAPFFIPHGGNTPLTSQLLDLALPSTSISSSPSTSENSSSTVPSLNELPLLPASTGTTDSLVHTSPDVFDQTETNATEGYSSTAIKRSHTAAFPEHSNIALSAMAYFGTHDDKIPQNFSAALKGPNGKKWKSACQQELNSLVENHTFDLVSPPSDTKTIGSRWVFTIKDSGLYKARLVAQGFTQRAGIDYNETFAPVIRYSSVRLFLAVAASRGFLIHQMDVTTAFLNAPIDTPIYVRPPVGYPHAPGMVWKLNKSLYGLKQAPLLWNQTIAGKLAHIGFTKHPSEHGLFVCCNNSDETFVALYVDDLLIAGSSSANVSKVKHYLSECFQMKDLGPASKFLGMNITQSPQGISVSLSDYISKLLVEFGPPFKPIHTPLDKHADLFSSIEPPTSDITRFQSMVGKLLFASNTVRYDIAFAASFLSRFLKSPTNVHLKAARRVVDYLITTKDFSLTYKKGIPSHLTVYSDASYADDKTDMHSTCGYITVYSGAPITWSSKKIKVMCLSSTDAEYISMSEACKEAYWLTDIFNGLNIEIPSIDLMADNTSAIALAKHPTQHNRTKHINVKYHHIREAVETKKVNIQFLKTTEQPADMMTKPLSRALHERCRDTFITT from the coding sequence ATGAATCATTCTATTGATCGGTTAGATCAGCTATTCGCTCAACAGGTTATGAGCCCTGAGGCAATACCCGAAGTACTCtacaaattaaaaggaAATTCCAACTATAAAAAATGGTGTGACGAATTTACTTATATGTTAACAGCCTTTAACCCATATATTGTGAGTTTCTTGCAAACTGGTCTATTAAACATACCAGACATTAATAATGCTGATACATTTGTTACCACTAGAATGCTTACCACGGCTAGTCGAATTGCAGACATGGCCATCAGAAAATCTCTCGATGAAAATACATTAGATACATATACAGCTGCCACAAATGCTTTTCGGGGCacaaattattatctaaGAACCAAGGCCGGCTGGGATAGCTTGAATGAGATGTATTCCTCCGGTACTTTGAGATCCTACTATGATGCCATGAGCAAGAAGCCTACACCTTATACCTTAACTTCTTCCATTTCGACATGTACTGAAGTTATAAATCATCTAGTCGAATTAGATGACTTGAGAATGACAAACTCAGTTTTATACCAAAGTGccttatttttagattATTGTCCAGCAATTGCTGATATGGTGATTGATAAGTATGGTGATTCCACAGATGTCACTGTTAATCAGATTAAATTGTATTTGACTAATAAGTCAGCAACAAGAAAGAATAAAGACAATGCCATAAATCCATTATCTTCTGCTTTTCTTTCTCAATCTTCAACCCTCAATACATCACAGAAAATCCAAAATGGTGATGCTTTTACTAAGGTCTCAGCCAAAAATCAAAGATATAACAGAGAAACAAAGTATAGGTGCAAGTTATGCGACAAAGATCATAAAACTATCAATTGTCCCGATATTGAGAAATGTAGAgaaatattacaaaaaacCAAAAGTAGCGCATTCTTCTCAAACGGAAATTCTAAATCCCGAAAATGTGATAATTTTGTCAAATCTGAACCTATTTGGTGTTTAGATAGTGGATGTTCAGCACATATGACTGATAATAGGAGTTGTTTTACAGAACTACTACCATGTAACACAACAGTTAATGGTATTGGTGGAAAGAGATTAACGGCAGAAGGAATAGGAACTGTTAATATAAATGGAACTGTCTTCAGGGATGTTTTATATGTACCTGATCTTCAGAACAATCTAATTTCTGTTAGGAAAATTAGGAGTGAAGGTTATGACATTGTATTCAAGAAAGACGGTACCGTCTGGCTACATGGAAAAGATGTGTTACGTCAGGTTGGTATTGAAACTAAGGGCGGTATTTATTCTTGGTGTGGTGATTCCTTTGCTTTCTGCTCTCTTGCTGCGGACAACCTATCGTTTGGCCCAGTCTCACAAAAGATTGCAGCTTCCTCATCAAGTGCACCAATCTGGCATGCTAAATTAGGACACCCCAGtgttaaatattataatgcCGCTGCCCGGATATTTGGAAAACCAATTTTGAACTCTGAGAAGTATCCTAAATGCCCAACCTGTCAATTGTCAAAAGGTATCCATGACAAGTCGACATCTTCAACCACTACGTATAAACAACCACTGTCTGTCATCATGGTTGATATCTGTGGTGGCTTTCGATATAAAGAACAAACTGAAGCTAGATATTTTCTAACAATAGTTGATGCTTTCTCCCGATATATAACTGTTATATCCTTAAAGCGCAAATCTGATGCCACATCCTCATTGATTACATGGATAACCCAAATTGAGAATTTCTTTGCTGCAAATGGTTACAATTATCGACTTGGTACTATTAGATCTGATCATGGTGGTGAATTtgacaacaataattttcATGAATATCTTCAAAAGAAAGGGGTGAAACATGAATTCACCGTATCACATTCCAGTTATCAAAATGGAATTGCTGAGCGTACACATCGTACTATCGAAGAACGAATGAGAGCATTGATGATTGGAGGAAAGGTACCACCCTATTTGTGGACAGAGGCACTACAAACTTCTGTCTATATTATCAACAGGACACCTCGTCCatttaacaataacaaaataccATACTGTATCTGGTTTAATAAATCTCCCAAATCTATTAATATAGAACATCTACATGTATTTGGATGTGCTGCGTATGTTACATTACCAGAGTCTAATCGTGATGGAAAATTGATGCCAAACTCTATCCTTGGTGTTTTTGTTGGTTATGATAGCTCTCACAAAGCCTATAGGATTTATCATATTGATAGTGCTAAGATTTTTGTTGCAGCTAATAGagatattgtttttgatgaTACTATGTTTCCATTTGCCTACTCATCTGACTCGTCAAAAGCCTATAATTTTGCTGATTCAAAAGTTACAGGACCCCCTAAGTATCCATCTATTGGATCAACCCAAACTAATTCATCTATTAATCCTAGTATGGCTAGTAAAGGAACTTACCTACCACCAATGACATCTATGATAAACAATATCAATACCTCATCTTTATCGTCTGACTCAGACGGGGATATAATTCTACCAGATGATAAAAAGACCTTTGACTCATTACAGAATAACAAAATTGCTAATACAACCAATTCTGACTTAGTTCCCTTAGCAACAAACTCAATTATTCATCGAATGCCTGATGATTCCCCAATGCCGTACATCGGACATCAGCCTGTTGAAAGTACTCAAACTGGGTTAGATACCATTCTCCCTCCTAGGCAATCATGTATTGCTGCAAATCCTATCAAACAATTATCAGTTCTCCCAACCAATTATGAAACTGGTGAACATACctctaaagaaaaattagcTTCCTTGGACAGCCTTGTTCCCTTCTCAAACAGTTCATCCTTGCCTGCTACAGAATCATCTGAATCCATTCCTTCTCctgatttttcaaaactatTACCAGACTCGCAGAAATTACTAACCACTTCAGTTCAACCACTTGAAGTTGGTGAAGCAACAGCTCCTTTCCTTGGATCGTCATCAGTGGCTCCCTTTTTCATTCCCCATGGTGGGAATACACCACTTACCTCTCAGCTTTTGGATCTTGCTTTACCATCTACTTCTATATCTTCCTCACCATCAACATCAGAAAATTCCTCTTCGACTGTACCATCACTAAATgaattaccattattaccaGCTTCAACTGGAACAACAGATTCCTTAGTCCATACATCGCCTGACGTTTTTGATCAGACTGAAACCAACGCTACTGAGGGTTATTCATCCACTGCTATTAAACGTTCCCATACAGCAGCATTTCCTGAGCACTCTAATATTGCTTTATCTGCTATGGCCTATTTTGGAACCCATGATGATAAAATACCACAAAACTTTAGTGCTGCATTAAAAGGTCCAAATGgtaaaaaatggaaaagtGCGTGTCAACAGGAATTAAATTCGCTTGTTGAAAATCACACGTTTGATTTGGTTTCTCCTCCATCCGACACTAAAACTATAGGTTCTCGTTGGGTCTTTACCATTAAGGATTCAGGGTTGTACAAAGCCCGTTTAGTTGCCCAAGGTTTTACACAGCGTGCTGGTATTGATTACAATGAAACATTTGCTCCTGTTATTCGTTATAGCAGCGTTCGTTTGTTTCTTGCTGTTGCTGCATCTCGTGGTTTCCTAATCCACCAGATGGATGTAACCACGGCATTTCTAAATGCACCTATTGATACACCCATATATGTCCGTCCTCCTGTTGGTTATCCACATGCTCCTGGCATGGTGTggaaattgaataaaagcTTATATGGTTTGAAACAAGCGCCTCTTCTTTGGAACCAAACTATAGCTGGAAAATTAGCCCATATAGGCTTTACAAAACATCCATCTGAGCATGggttgtttgtttgttgcAATAACTCCGATGAAACTTTTGTTGCACTCTATGTTGATGATTTATTGATTGCCGGTAGCTCTTCTGCTAATGTTTCTAAAGTCAAGCATTACTTGTCCGAGTGTTTCCAGATGAAAGATCTTGGACCTGCTTCAAAATTTCTTGGTATGAACATAACGCAATCTCCACAAGGAATTTCGGTCTCTCTATCCgattatatttcaaaattgcTTGTTGAATTTGGACCTCCATTTAAACCCATTCATACTCCACTAGATAAACATGccgatttattttcttcaattgaACCTCCAACTTCCGATATCACTAGATTTCAAAGCATGGTGGGAAAACTGCTATTTGCTTCGAATACTGTGAGATATGATATTGCTTTTGCTGCTTCATTTTTATCTCGGTTTCTCAAATCGCCTACAAATGTGCATCTGAAAGCTGCTAGAAGAGTTGTTGACTATCTAATTACTACTAAAGATTTTAGTCTCACTTATAAAAAAGGTATTCCGTCTCATCTTACTGTCTACAGTGATGCATCCTATGCCGATGATAAGACGGATATGCATTCTACCTGTGGATACATCACAGTTTACAGTGGTGCACCCATTACGTGGAGTTCcaagaaaattaaagtaATGTGCTTATCTTCTACTGATGCAGAATATATATCCATGAGTGAAGCGTGTAAAGAAGCATATTGGTTAACTGACATATTTAATGGCCTGAACATTGAAATACCATCTATTGATTTGATGGCTGATAACACATCTGCAATTGCACTTGCTAAACATCCAACACAACACAACCGTACAAAACACATTAACGTAAAATATCACCACATAAGAGAAGCCGTTGAAACCAAAAAGGTAAacattcaatttttaaaaacaacagaACAACCAGCTGATATGATGACCAAACCTCTCTCAAGAGCTTTACACGAAAGATGCCGTGACACCTTTATTACTACTTAA
- the POP4 gene encoding RNase P/RNase MRP complex subunit (similar to Saccharomyces cerevisiae YBR257W | POP4 | Processing Of Precursor RNAs) yields the protein MDKIQPFVKDYLLSSSGKDPSVIEQRLYENLKLLPTKKEKKSKTNRKNIRKKTGNKLLGLGSKKIKKSLLKQENYKKLNHDSRKRLRQYIIECKRTARIAHGLINKEIKRGNLTDNDKGECHKYLKEAFSENYIRLFPKFCALKKGLYENLWLPYIKELLRITDKRSLEKLNVNVCLQKLSIADYNGSYLKVIKTKNRSVSGIGGIVLWEAQKSFIMLCEGKLIDEIKIIPKDGTVFEICLPLDKTPSNKHTEQERNEEDVDDNSSVVFSIIGDRFKYRSSDRSGRKFKSKRCDDLFYYLLGSENSTSS from the coding sequence ATGGATAAAATCCAACCATTTGTCAAAGATTATCTATTAAGCAGCTCTGGTAAGGATCCATCTGTTATTGAACAAAGATTATATGAAAATTTGAAGTTATTACCAacaaagaaggaaaaaaaatctaaaacaaatagaaaaaatataagaaaaaaaactggaAATAAACTTTTAGGTTTAggctcaaaaaaaattaaaaaatcctTATTGAAACAAGAAAAttacaagaaattaaacCATGACTCTAGAAAGAGGTTACGTCAGTATATTATTGAATGCAAACGGACAGCTAGAATTGCACATGGTTTAATTAACAAGGAAATCAAAAGAGGGAATTTGACAGATAATGATAAGGGAGAATGCCATAAATACCTTAAAGAAGCTTTTAGTGAAAACTATATTCGCTTGTTTCCAAAATTTTGTGCACTTAAAAAAGGATTGTATGAAAATCTTTGGTTAccatatataaaagaattattgaGAATTACTGATAAACGGTCGTTAGAGAAGCTAAATGTAAATGTTTGTTTGCAAAAACTATCCATAGCTGATTATAATGGAtcatatttaaaagttattaaaacaaagaaCAGAAGTGTTTCTGGAATCGGTGGGATTGTTCTTTGGGAAGCACAgaaatcttttattatgttGTGTGAGGGCAAACTAATtgatgaaataaaaattattccCAAAGATGGTACTGTATTTGAAATATGTTTGCCATTAGATAAAACTCCAAGTAATAAACATACAGAGCAGGAAAGGAATGAAGAAGATGTGGATGATAATTCATCGGTAgtttttagtattattggAGATAGATTCAAATATAGAAGCAGTGATAGAAGCGGGCGTAAATTTAAATCTAAAAGATGTGATGAtcttttctattatttactAGGATCCGAAAACTCTACAAGCTCTTGA